In a genomic window of Nocardiopsis mwathae:
- a CDS encoding roadblock/LC7 domain-containing protein — translation MVHKSGNSAGDLNWLLDDLVDRVVSVEHAILLSADGLLIGRSRALSMEDGEHLSAVASAFQSLARGTGRQFGGGAVNQTLVEMEHAYLFVTAAGEGACLAVLASEDADIGIVAYEMNMRIRRVGQFLSSAPRFPASVTATGGAGS, via the coding sequence ATGGTGCACAAGAGCGGCAATTCGGCAGGCGATCTGAACTGGCTCCTCGACGACCTCGTCGACCGCGTGGTCAGCGTCGAGCATGCCATCCTGCTATCCGCGGACGGCCTCCTCATCGGCCGTTCGCGGGCGCTGTCGATGGAGGACGGCGAGCACCTGTCCGCCGTCGCCTCGGCGTTCCAGAGTCTCGCCCGCGGTACCGGCCGCCAGTTCGGCGGGGGAGCGGTCAACCAGACCCTCGTCGAGATGGAGCACGCCTACCTGTTCGTCACCGCAGCCGGCGAGGGCGCCTGCCTCGCGGTGCTCGCCTCGGAGGACGCCGACATCGGCATCGTGGCCTACGAGATGAACATGCGCATCCGCCGCGTCGGGCAGTTCCTCAGCTCCGCGCCCCGCTTTCCCGCGTCGGTCACGGCCACCGGCGGCGCCGGGTCATGA
- the argF gene encoding ornithine carbamoyltransferase, translated as MTPPPAPADPALPAVRHFLRDDDLAPAEQSAVLDLADTMKKDRFARRPLDGPRTVALLFDKPSTRTRVSFAVGVADLGGMPLVIDAQTSQLGRGEPLEDTARVLDRQVAAIVWRTFAQERLETVAAVSAVPVVNALTDAFHPCQVLADLQTVREHHGTTGGRTLAYFGDGANNMAHSYLLGGATAGMHVRIAAPEGYLPDAAILADAQGIAARTGGSAQVLTDPLEAARGAHVLATDVWTSMGQEAQAGDRDAPFRPYQVDDTLLAAAAADAVVLHCLPAHRGEEISASVIDGAHSAVWDQAENRRHAQKALLAFLLAGGNAGGDTGEDGRR; from the coding sequence ATGACCCCGCCCCCCGCGCCCGCCGACCCCGCACTCCCGGCGGTCCGCCACTTCCTGCGCGACGACGACCTGGCCCCCGCCGAGCAGTCCGCGGTCCTCGACCTCGCCGACACCATGAAGAAGGACCGCTTCGCCCGGCGGCCCCTGGACGGCCCCCGCACCGTGGCGCTGCTCTTCGACAAGCCCTCCACCCGGACCCGCGTCTCGTTCGCGGTCGGCGTCGCCGACCTCGGCGGAATGCCGCTGGTCATCGACGCGCAGACCAGCCAGCTCGGCCGCGGCGAACCGCTGGAGGACACCGCGCGGGTCCTGGACCGCCAGGTCGCCGCCATCGTCTGGCGGACCTTCGCCCAGGAGCGGCTGGAAACCGTCGCCGCTGTCAGCGCGGTACCGGTCGTCAACGCGCTCACCGACGCCTTCCACCCCTGCCAGGTCCTCGCCGACCTGCAGACCGTGCGCGAACACCACGGGACGACGGGCGGCCGTACCCTGGCCTACTTCGGCGACGGCGCCAACAACATGGCCCACTCCTACCTGCTCGGCGGTGCGACCGCCGGAATGCACGTCCGTATCGCCGCGCCTGAGGGCTACCTGCCCGACGCCGCCATCCTGGCCGACGCGCAGGGGATCGCCGCCCGCACCGGCGGATCCGCCCAGGTCCTCACCGACCCGCTGGAGGCCGCGCGCGGCGCCCATGTGCTCGCCACCGACGTGTGGACCTCTATGGGCCAGGAAGCGCAGGCCGGCGACCGCGACGCGCCGTTCCGCCCCTACCAGGTCGACGACACCTTGCTCGCCGCGGCCGCCGCCGACGCCGTCGTGCTGCACTGCCTTCCCGCCCACCGCGGCGAGGAGATCTCCGCCTCCGTCATCGACGGCGCGCACAGCGCCGTGTGGGACCAGGCGGAGAACCGCCGCCACGCCCAGAAGGCACTGCTGGCGTTCCTCCTCGCCGGCGGGAACGCCGGCGGCGACACGGGAGAGGACGGCAGACGATGA
- a CDS encoding arginine repressor → MTVDGAGSAPMTKAARHARITEVLTRNDVRSQSELARLLAESGVQVTQATLSRDLDELGAVKLRTVDGNLVYVLPGEGGERLQRARPDTLADTLDLGQAASARLTRLAEDLLVSAEASANMVIVRTPPGAAQFLASAIDHTDFHAILGTIAGDDTILVISRDPQGGEELASALLRLADRRP, encoded by the coding sequence ATGACGGTCGACGGTGCCGGTTCCGCCCCCATGACCAAGGCCGCCCGGCACGCGCGGATCACCGAGGTCTTGACCAGGAACGACGTCAGGTCGCAGAGTGAGCTCGCGCGGCTGCTCGCCGAAAGCGGCGTTCAGGTCACCCAGGCCACGCTCTCGCGCGACCTGGACGAACTGGGAGCGGTCAAGCTACGCACCGTCGACGGAAACCTCGTCTACGTGCTGCCCGGGGAGGGCGGTGAGCGCCTCCAAAGGGCGCGGCCCGACACCCTCGCCGACACACTCGACCTGGGGCAGGCCGCCAGCGCCCGCCTCACCCGGCTCGCCGAGGACCTCCTGGTCTCCGCCGAGGCCTCGGCGAACATGGTCATCGTCCGCACCCCGCCCGGTGCGGCCCAGTTCCTGGCGTCGGCGATCGACCACACCGACTTCCACGCCATCCTGGGGACCATCGCCGGAGACGACACCATCCTGGTGATCTCCCGCGACCCCCAGGGCGGCGAGGAACTCGCCTCGGCCCTGCTGCGCCTGGCCGACCGGCGCCCCTGA
- the argB gene encoding acetylglutamate kinase: MIAFPPDHGAQDKAAILIEALPWLSRFHGKTVVIKYGGNAMINEELRTRFAESVVFLYYAGLRPVVVHGGGPQISAHLDRLGLPSTFTAGLRVTTPETMDVVRMVLMGQVNREIVGLINRHGPFAVGMSGEDAHLFTAERKHAYVNGEQVDIGQVGEIVDVQPGAVRCLLADGRIPVVSGIARSDDGVYNVNADTAAAALAVGLDAAKLIMLTDVEGLYADYPANTELISRLTVGELEDLLPGLSSGMLPKMEACLTAVRGGVPQAHIIDGRVPHSMLLEVFTNQGVGTMVVDEIREAAELGAPTDIYGGTTTQGENA; this comes from the coding sequence ATGATCGCATTCCCCCCCGACCACGGGGCCCAGGACAAGGCCGCCATCCTCATCGAGGCCCTACCGTGGCTCAGCCGCTTCCACGGCAAGACCGTCGTGATCAAGTACGGCGGCAACGCCATGATCAACGAGGAGCTGCGCACCCGCTTCGCCGAGAGCGTCGTCTTCCTCTACTACGCCGGGCTGCGGCCCGTCGTCGTGCACGGCGGCGGCCCCCAGATCAGCGCCCACCTCGACCGCCTCGGCCTGCCGAGCACCTTCACCGCCGGGCTGCGGGTGACCACGCCCGAGACCATGGACGTCGTCCGGATGGTCCTCATGGGGCAGGTCAACCGCGAGATCGTCGGCCTGATCAACCGGCACGGACCGTTCGCCGTCGGAATGTCCGGCGAGGACGCCCACCTGTTCACCGCCGAACGCAAGCACGCCTACGTCAACGGCGAACAGGTCGACATCGGCCAGGTCGGCGAGATCGTCGACGTGCAGCCCGGCGCAGTGCGGTGCCTGCTCGCCGACGGCCGGATCCCCGTCGTCTCCGGCATCGCCCGATCGGACGACGGCGTCTACAACGTCAACGCCGACACCGCGGCGGCCGCGCTCGCCGTCGGCCTCGACGCCGCCAAGCTCATCATGCTCACCGACGTCGAAGGGCTGTACGCCGACTACCCCGCCAACACCGAGCTCATCAGCCGACTCACCGTCGGTGAACTGGAGGACCTGCTGCCCGGCCTGTCCTCGGGCATGCTGCCGAAGATGGAGGCGTGCCTGACCGCGGTGCGCGGCGGCGTGCCCCAAGCGCACATCATCGACGGCCGCGTCCCGCACTCCATGCTCCTGGAGGTCTTCACCAACCAGGGAGTCGGCACGATGGTCGTCGACGAGATCCGGGAGGCGGCCGAACTCGGCGCGCCCACCGACATCTACGGCGGCACCACCACCCAGGGGGAGAACGCGTGA
- a CDS encoding acetylornithine transaminase: MNIPVNTGGPADGGSATGSASAADLRERFAAAIMPNYGTPEIVLARGKGSTVWDVEGNRYLDLIAGIAVSALGHGHPALVTAVADQAAALAHTSNLFIHEREVELAERLTDLLRRGGTPAGQGRSGADIRVFFTNSGTEANEAALKLVKAAAAGRGLGTGNGDGSGRAGYVVSTHGAFHGRTSGSLSLTGKAAIRDKFGPFGTDVRFVPHGDAAALRGAVDDSCIAVIVEPAQGEAGVVPAPEGYLAEIRDICDATGAAFVLDEIQSGIGRTGHWFAHHGAGVTPDVLTLAKGLGGGLPIGACVGFGSYATAFAKGDHGSTFGGNPVACAAALAVLDTIDADGLLANAADLGALLAAEITATGHPLLAGVRGSGLWLGIRLTEPAAAAVQARAAAHGFLVNAVAPDTIRIAPPLTITRAEVLGFTAALPAILDQAAATVRQTGGRP; the protein is encoded by the coding sequence GTGAACATTCCGGTGAACACCGGCGGACCCGCGGACGGCGGCAGCGCCACCGGCTCGGCGAGCGCGGCCGACCTGCGCGAGCGCTTCGCGGCCGCCATCATGCCCAACTACGGCACCCCGGAGATCGTGCTCGCCCGCGGCAAGGGCAGCACCGTGTGGGACGTCGAGGGGAACCGCTACCTCGACCTGATCGCCGGCATCGCCGTCTCCGCCCTGGGCCACGGCCACCCCGCCCTCGTCACGGCCGTCGCCGACCAGGCGGCCGCACTCGCCCACACCAGCAACCTGTTCATCCACGAGCGCGAGGTGGAGCTCGCCGAGCGCCTCACCGACCTGCTGCGCCGCGGGGGTACCCCCGCAGGGCAGGGCCGCTCCGGCGCCGACATCCGCGTCTTCTTCACCAATTCCGGCACCGAGGCCAACGAGGCCGCCCTCAAGCTGGTGAAGGCCGCGGCGGCAGGACGCGGCCTGGGTACCGGCAACGGCGACGGCTCCGGGCGGGCGGGCTACGTCGTGTCCACCCACGGCGCCTTCCACGGCCGCACCTCCGGCTCGCTCTCCCTCACCGGCAAGGCCGCCATCCGCGACAAGTTCGGGCCGTTCGGCACCGATGTGCGCTTCGTGCCCCACGGCGACGCCGCCGCACTGCGCGGCGCCGTCGACGACTCCTGCATCGCCGTCATCGTCGAACCCGCCCAGGGTGAGGCCGGGGTCGTCCCCGCCCCCGAGGGCTACCTCGCCGAGATCCGCGACATCTGCGACGCCACCGGCGCCGCCTTCGTCCTCGACGAGATCCAGAGTGGCATCGGCCGCACCGGACACTGGTTCGCCCACCACGGCGCCGGGGTCACCCCCGACGTGCTCACCCTCGCCAAGGGCCTGGGCGGCGGCCTGCCCATCGGCGCCTGCGTCGGCTTCGGCTCCTATGCCACCGCTTTCGCCAAGGGCGACCACGGCTCCACCTTCGGCGGCAACCCCGTGGCCTGCGCCGCCGCACTGGCCGTGCTCGACACCATCGACGCCGACGGCCTCCTGGCCAACGCCGCCGACCTCGGCGCGCTGCTCGCCGCCGAGATCACCGCCACCGGCCACCCCCTCCTCGCCGGAGTCCGCGGGAGCGGGCTGTGGCTGGGCATCCGGCTCACCGAACCCGCGGCCGCCGCCGTCCAGGCACGCGCCGCCGCGCACGGCTTCCTGGTCAACGCGGTCGCCCCGGACACCATCCGCATCGCTCCGCCGCTGACCATCACCCGCGCCGAAGTCCTCGGCTTCACCGCAGCACTCCCCGCGATCCTCGACCAGGCCGCCGCCACGGTGCGCCAGACAGGAGGTAGGCCATGA
- a CDS encoding sensor histidine kinase, with product MGQPGGADRSIKAQLNRIVLIPSITFLVLFAVLSTAMLMQAVSLRLATGDGRTGAYLYYAVAELQKERRLAAEHLADPSEESIKELRGQISGTDEAVRRVEDRRESLSGRGGTEVAKVASGFFTAVGRRDELRGHVIAGELGVEQTVAEYSAVVDRGIRLYDAGGRQLDDGGSAAASADVVDLMRAQDLFTRADAVLSAALAADRLTHDEQVRFAALMTAFQQRIVNAGLVLRGQTADAHAALTGSSQWEELDAMSETVSRNVPVIEVDAAEGEESGPDEEPPAGLDDWRTVADDVNADLIVLTDAQTQAVVSATDAASTWMFTIALGGGIMALFAGTIAYGVASKSAARLTTRLARLRAETLGLAREELPRIVRRLENGETVDLDTELKQLDHGTDEVGQVADAFNTAQRTAVSAAVKQAEIREGVNRVFLGIAHRNQSLVQRQLQLLDRVEREEEDPDLLEDLFHLDHLATRGRRNAENLIILGGAQPGRRWRNPIPLVDILRGAISETEEYARVKLRVVPDLALSGSVVADVIHLVAELVENATSFSPPHTPVHIHSEVVPKGVVVEIEDRGLGMSEAGLAEANATLSQAPEFDVMAMNSDSRLGLFVVARLAVKHDIHVQLCPSPYGGTRAIVLIPSALISPGEAAGRRRPAGDAADGGRPQDTVATPPQGITPAGGIPPAGGLTPPGGTTPPGGLTPSRGIPAPAQTVERGKGDLLAGQRGAGGRPGSAPGTVSGAPAAPRANGHGTPPGAVPVAPGTASTTTGPNGLPIREARRGDQHPPTGVPRPPEDTGGGAADQPALPRRRKQANLAAQLRNDPATPTRRGPETSRSPEEALRALSAFQSGTKRGREDDLGSGAAPQQNAAPAPNGARPSAAAPRTHGRGPGTPASGLRRTKSAPGRIDPTASPDAAPGAVGGGGDDDDAIVTSFPREERGRSATAAATREGHVGRPVGDHMGESD from the coding sequence ATGGGCCAGCCGGGCGGCGCAGACCGGAGCATCAAGGCGCAGCTCAACAGGATCGTGCTGATTCCCAGCATCACGTTCCTGGTGCTGTTCGCCGTCCTGAGCACCGCGATGCTGATGCAGGCCGTGTCGCTGCGCCTCGCCACCGGCGACGGCCGCACCGGCGCCTACCTCTACTACGCCGTCGCCGAGTTGCAGAAGGAGCGCCGCCTGGCGGCCGAGCACCTCGCCGACCCCTCCGAGGAGTCGATCAAGGAGCTGCGCGGCCAGATCAGCGGCACCGACGAGGCGGTCCGCCGGGTGGAGGACCGCAGGGAGAGCCTGAGCGGCCGCGGCGGCACCGAGGTCGCCAAGGTCGCCAGCGGATTCTTCACCGCCGTCGGCCGCCGCGATGAGCTGCGCGGGCACGTCATCGCCGGCGAGCTCGGGGTCGAGCAGACCGTCGCGGAGTACTCGGCCGTCGTCGACCGGGGCATCCGCCTCTACGACGCCGGCGGTCGCCAGCTCGACGACGGCGGATCGGCCGCCGCCAGCGCCGACGTCGTCGACCTCATGCGTGCCCAGGACCTGTTCACCCGCGCCGACGCCGTCCTCAGCGCCGCACTCGCCGCCGACCGGCTCACCCATGACGAGCAGGTCCGGTTCGCCGCGCTGATGACCGCCTTCCAGCAGCGGATCGTCAACGCCGGCCTCGTGCTGCGCGGCCAGACCGCCGACGCGCACGCGGCGCTCACCGGCAGCTCCCAGTGGGAGGAGCTCGACGCCATGAGCGAGACGGTCAGCCGCAACGTCCCCGTCATCGAGGTGGACGCCGCCGAGGGCGAGGAGTCGGGACCCGACGAGGAGCCGCCCGCCGGACTGGACGACTGGCGCACCGTCGCCGACGACGTCAACGCCGACCTGATCGTCCTCACCGACGCCCAGACCCAGGCCGTGGTCTCCGCCACGGACGCCGCGAGCACGTGGATGTTCACCATCGCGCTCGGCGGCGGCATCATGGCCCTGTTCGCCGGCACCATCGCCTACGGCGTCGCCTCGAAGTCCGCGGCGCGGCTGACCACGCGCCTGGCGCGGCTGCGCGCCGAGACCCTCGGCCTGGCCCGCGAGGAGCTGCCGCGGATCGTGCGGCGGCTGGAGAACGGCGAGACCGTCGACCTGGACACCGAGCTCAAGCAGCTCGACCACGGTACCGACGAGGTCGGGCAGGTCGCCGACGCGTTCAACACCGCCCAGCGCACCGCCGTCAGCGCCGCCGTCAAGCAGGCGGAGATCAGGGAGGGCGTGAACCGGGTCTTCCTCGGCATCGCGCACCGCAACCAGTCGCTGGTCCAGCGCCAGCTGCAGCTGCTGGACCGGGTGGAGCGCGAGGAGGAGGACCCCGACCTCCTCGAAGACCTCTTCCACCTCGACCACCTGGCCACACGGGGCCGCCGCAACGCCGAGAACCTGATCATCCTCGGCGGGGCGCAGCCGGGGCGGCGCTGGCGCAACCCGATCCCCCTGGTCGACATCCTGCGGGGGGCGATCTCGGAGACCGAGGAGTACGCCCGCGTCAAACTGCGGGTGGTCCCCGACCTCGCGCTGTCGGGGTCGGTGGTCGCCGACGTCATCCACCTGGTGGCCGAGCTCGTGGAGAACGCCACGTCCTTCTCGCCGCCGCACACCCCGGTGCACATCCACAGCGAGGTCGTGCCCAAGGGCGTCGTGGTGGAGATCGAGGACCGCGGCCTGGGGATGAGCGAAGCCGGTCTGGCCGAGGCCAACGCCACCCTCAGCCAGGCCCCGGAGTTCGACGTGATGGCGATGAACTCCGACTCCCGGCTCGGCCTGTTCGTGGTGGCGCGGCTGGCGGTGAAGCACGACATCCACGTCCAGCTCTGCCCGTCCCCCTACGGCGGGACCCGGGCGATCGTGCTGATCCCGTCGGCGCTCATCTCACCGGGGGAGGCGGCCGGCCGGCGGCGCCCCGCAGGTGACGCCGCGGACGGGGGCAGGCCCCAGGACACCGTCGCCACGCCCCCGCAGGGCATCACACCCGCCGGCGGCATTCCCCCTGCCGGCGGCCTCACACCGCCCGGTGGGACGACGCCGCCCGGAGGTCTCACCCCGAGCCGCGGCATTCCGGCACCCGCCCAGACCGTGGAGCGGGGGAAGGGTGACCTGCTGGCCGGGCAGCGGGGTGCGGGCGGGCGCCCGGGCAGCGCGCCCGGGACGGTCTCCGGGGCACCGGCGGCGCCCCGGGCGAACGGCCACGGGACGCCACCGGGAGCGGTTCCCGTGGCGCCCGGAACGGCATCGACCACGACCGGTCCCAACGGGCTCCCGATCCGCGAGGCCCGGCGCGGCGACCAGCACCCGCCGACGGGTGTTCCACGGCCGCCGGAGGACACCGGCGGCGGTGCCGCGGACCAACCCGCGCTGCCTCGGCGCCGCAAGCAGGCCAATCTCGCCGCGCAGCTCAGGAATGACCCCGCCACCCCCACACGGCGGGGACCGGAGACGTCGCGTTCCCCGGAGGAGGCGCTCCGGGCACTGAGCGCGTTCCAGTCCGGAACCAAGCGCGGACGCGAGGACGACCTGGGGTCCGGGGCGGCTCCGCAGCAGAACGCGGCGCCCGCACCGAACGGTGCGCGCCCCTCGGCTGCCGCCCCCCGGACACACGGGCGCGGCCCCGGAACCCCGGCTTCGGGGCTCCGCCGGACGAAGAGTGCGCCGGGCCGGATCGACCCGACCGCCAGCCCCGACGCCGCCCCCGGCGCGGTCGGCGGCGGCGGTGACGATGACGACGCCATCGTCACCTCCTTCCCCCGAGAGGAGCGGGGCCGGTCCGCCACGGCGGCAGCTACACGCGAGGGGCACGTCGGCCGTCCGGTCGGCGACCACATGGGAGAAAGCGATTAA
- the argH gene encoding argininosuccinate lyase, whose product MADEPDTQVTRLWGGRFAGGPSEALARLSLSTHFDWRLARHDIAGSRAHARVLRRAGLLSAEELDAMLAGLDRLEEDVASGAFTPVLEDEDVHTALERGFIERVGADLGGRLRAGRSRNDQIVTLVRMYLREQARAIAAELLDLVAALADQAEAHDDVAMPGRTHLQHAQPVLLAHHLMAHAWPLVRDVERLRDWDRRAAVSAYGSGALAGSSLGLDPEAVATELGFPSSAENSIDGTAARDVVAEFSFVAAMIGVDLSRISEEVILWATKEFSFVTLDDAFSTGSSIMPQKKNPDIAELARGKAGRLVGDLAGLLTTLKGLPLAYNRDLQEDKEPVFDAVDTLDVLLPAFTGMIATLRFNRERMEELAPQGFSLATDIAEWLVRRGVPFREAHEIAGACVRACEERGIDLPELTDADFAAISPHLTSGVRDVLTVGGSLASRASKGGTAPERVAEQLERLRGEVARHREYATGR is encoded by the coding sequence GTGGCTGACGAGCCCGACACCCAGGTCACCCGGCTGTGGGGCGGCCGGTTCGCCGGCGGCCCCTCCGAGGCGCTGGCCCGGCTCTCCCTGAGCACCCATTTCGACTGGCGGCTGGCCCGCCACGACATCGCCGGTTCCCGTGCCCATGCCCGCGTCCTGCGCCGCGCCGGGCTGCTGTCGGCCGAAGAGCTCGACGCGATGCTGGCCGGGCTCGACCGCCTGGAGGAGGACGTCGCCTCGGGGGCCTTCACCCCGGTGCTCGAAGACGAGGACGTGCACACCGCACTGGAGCGCGGCTTCATCGAGCGCGTCGGTGCCGACCTGGGCGGGCGCCTGCGCGCCGGTCGGTCGCGCAACGACCAGATCGTCACGCTCGTCCGCATGTACTTGCGCGAACAGGCCCGCGCCATCGCCGCCGAGCTGCTGGACCTGGTCGCGGCCCTGGCCGACCAGGCCGAGGCGCACGACGACGTCGCCATGCCCGGCCGCACCCATCTGCAGCACGCGCAGCCGGTGCTCCTCGCCCACCACCTGATGGCGCACGCCTGGCCGCTGGTCCGCGACGTGGAGCGGCTGCGCGACTGGGACCGCCGCGCCGCGGTCTCCGCTTACGGCTCCGGTGCGCTGGCAGGGTCCTCGCTCGGGCTCGACCCCGAGGCGGTCGCGACCGAGCTGGGCTTCCCCTCCTCCGCGGAGAACTCCATCGACGGCACGGCCGCGCGCGACGTCGTCGCCGAGTTCTCCTTCGTCGCGGCCATGATCGGGGTGGACCTGTCCCGGATCTCCGAGGAGGTCATCCTCTGGGCGACCAAGGAGTTCTCCTTCGTCACCCTGGACGACGCGTTCTCGACGGGATCGTCGATCATGCCGCAGAAGAAGAACCCCGACATCGCGGAGCTCGCCCGCGGCAAGGCCGGGCGGCTCGTCGGCGACCTGGCCGGCCTGCTCACCACGCTCAAAGGGTTGCCGCTGGCCTACAACCGCGACCTGCAGGAGGACAAGGAACCGGTGTTCGACGCCGTCGACACGCTCGACGTGCTGCTTCCTGCGTTCACCGGCATGATCGCCACGCTGCGGTTCAACCGCGAGCGGATGGAGGAGCTCGCGCCGCAGGGCTTCTCCCTGGCCACCGACATCGCCGAGTGGCTGGTGCGCCGCGGCGTGCCGTTCCGCGAGGCGCACGAGATCGCCGGGGCGTGCGTCCGCGCCTGCGAGGAGCGCGGCATCGACCTGCCCGAGCTCACCGACGCCGACTTCGCCGCGATCTCCCCGCACCTGACGTCGGGCGTGCGCGACGTTCTCACCGTCGGCGGATCGCTCGCCTCTCGCGCGAGCAAGGGGGGAACCGCCCCCGAGCGGGTCGCCGAGCAGTTGGAGCGCCTGCGCGGTGAGGTCGCCCGGCACCGGGAGTACGCGACGGGGCGCTGA
- a CDS encoding GTP-binding protein — protein sequence MASADSDSGTRAPIPTAVKILIAGGFGAGKTTMVGSVSEITPLSTEEVMTEASMGVDDLGGVEDKTTTTVALDFGRITVNERVVLYLFGTPGQGRFWFMWDELADGALGAVVLADTRRLDTCFPSVDFFENRDVPFVVAVNRFDGAYPHTLEAVRDAIDVGEEVPVMMTDARDRESSKRVLLTLVDHVMRRRSPALST from the coding sequence ATGGCATCCGCAGACTCTGACAGCGGAACCCGCGCTCCCATTCCGACGGCGGTGAAAATCCTCATCGCCGGGGGATTCGGTGCGGGAAAGACGACGATGGTGGGCTCGGTCAGCGAGATCACCCCCCTCAGCACCGAGGAGGTCATGACCGAGGCCAGTATGGGCGTGGACGATCTGGGCGGCGTGGAGGACAAGACCACGACCACGGTCGCCTTGGACTTCGGCCGGATCACCGTCAACGAGCGGGTCGTCCTCTACCTGTTCGGCACGCCCGGGCAGGGGCGGTTCTGGTTCATGTGGGACGAGCTCGCCGACGGCGCGCTCGGTGCGGTGGTGCTGGCGGACACCCGCCGTCTCGACACCTGCTTTCCGTCCGTGGACTTCTTCGAGAACCGGGATGTCCCATTCGTGGTGGCGGTGAACCGGTTCGACGGTGCCTACCCGCACACCCTGGAGGCGGTGCGCGACGCCATCGACGTGGGCGAGGAGGTCCCCGTGATGATGACCGACGCGCGGGACCGGGAATCGAGCAAGCGTGTCCTTCTCACCCTGGTCGACCACGTCATGCGGCGGCGCAGCCCAGCCCTGTCCACATGA
- a CDS encoding argininosuccinate synthase, with the protein MTERVVLAYSGGLDTSVAIGWIAEEAGAEVVAVAIDCGQGGEDLDVVRQRALDCGAVEAVVADAKDEFANEYCLPALQANALYMDRYPLVSALSRPLIVKHLADAARYHGATMVAHGCTGKGNDQVRFEAGLAALFPELKVLAPVRDSGMTRDKAIAFAEEKGLPIDVSKKSPYSIDQNLFGRAVETGFLEDIWNGPIEDVYSYTADPAEPREADEVVISFENGVPTAVDGKELTVLQVIEELNRRAGAQGVGRIDMVEDRLVGIKSREVYEAPGAIALIAAHQELENVTVERELARFKRGVDQRWGELVYDGLWFSPLKHALDGFIAEANKHVTGDIRMELHGGRAVVTGRRSEASLYDYELATYDTGDTYDQSLARGFIDIWSMPAKIASLRDRRQS; encoded by the coding sequence ATGACCGAGCGGGTCGTACTCGCATACTCCGGGGGGCTCGACACCTCCGTCGCCATCGGCTGGATCGCCGAGGAGGCCGGTGCCGAGGTCGTGGCCGTGGCCATCGACTGCGGCCAGGGCGGTGAGGACCTCGACGTCGTCCGGCAGCGCGCGCTCGACTGCGGCGCCGTCGAAGCCGTCGTCGCCGACGCCAAGGACGAGTTCGCCAACGAATACTGCCTGCCCGCACTGCAGGCCAACGCCCTCTACATGGACCGCTACCCGCTGGTGTCGGCGCTGTCGCGGCCGCTGATCGTCAAGCACCTCGCCGACGCCGCCCGGTACCACGGCGCGACCATGGTCGCCCACGGCTGTACCGGCAAAGGCAACGACCAGGTGCGCTTCGAGGCCGGGCTGGCCGCCCTCTTCCCCGAGCTCAAGGTGCTCGCCCCGGTCCGCGACTCCGGCATGACCCGGGACAAGGCCATCGCCTTCGCCGAGGAGAAGGGCCTGCCCATCGACGTCTCCAAGAAGTCGCCCTACTCCATCGACCAGAACCTCTTCGGCCGCGCCGTGGAGACCGGGTTCCTGGAGGACATCTGGAACGGCCCCATCGAGGACGTCTACTCCTACACCGCCGACCCCGCCGAACCGCGCGAGGCCGATGAGGTCGTCATCTCCTTCGAGAACGGCGTGCCCACCGCCGTCGACGGCAAGGAGCTCACCGTCCTGCAGGTCATCGAGGAGTTGAACCGGAGGGCCGGAGCCCAGGGCGTGGGCCGGATCGACATGGTCGAGGACCGGCTGGTGGGGATCAAGAGCCGCGAGGTCTACGAGGCACCGGGCGCGATCGCGCTGATCGCCGCCCACCAGGAGCTGGAGAACGTCACCGTGGAGCGGGAACTGGCCCGGTTCAAGCGGGGCGTGGACCAGCGCTGGGGTGAACTCGTCTACGACGGCCTGTGGTTCTCCCCGCTCAAGCACGCCCTCGACGGGTTCATCGCGGAGGCCAACAAGCACGTCACCGGCGACATCCGGATGGAGCTGCACGGCGGCCGCGCGGTCGTCACCGGGCGGCGTAGCGAGGCCTCCCTGTACGACTACGAGCTCGCCACCTACGACACCGGCGACACCTACGACCAGAGCCTGGCCCGCGGCTTCATCGACATCTGGAGCATGCCGGCCAAGATCGCCAGCCTGCGCGACCGCCGGCAGTCCTAG
- a CDS encoding DUF742 domain-containing protein, which yields MWPVPGVAQVDRAAGPLVRPYTMTGGRTRPAASGLDMISIVVAARERVDWAALEPEHAAILRLSRRPISVAELSAQLDIPMTVVKVLLGDLIAQGDVFTRAPTPVADLPELNVLQAVLDGIRRL from the coding sequence ATGTGGCCCGTGCCCGGCGTCGCCCAGGTCGACCGCGCGGCCGGGCCGCTGGTCCGCCCCTACACCATGACCGGCGGGCGGACCCGTCCCGCGGCGAGCGGGCTGGACATGATCAGCATCGTCGTGGCGGCGCGGGAGCGTGTGGACTGGGCCGCGCTGGAGCCCGAGCACGCCGCGATCCTCCGGCTCTCCCGCAGGCCGATCTCGGTCGCCGAGCTCTCGGCACAACTCGACATCCCCATGACCGTGGTCAAGGTGCTCCTCGGCGACCTCATCGCACAGGGCGACGTGTTCACCCGGGCGCCGACACCCGTGGCCGACCTTCCCGAACTGAACGTACTCCAGGCGGTACTCGATGGCATCCGCAGACTCTGA